Proteins found in one Geomonas subterranea genomic segment:
- the secF gene encoding protein translocase subunit SecF has protein sequence MELLKKTNIDFIGMRKVSFLVSGIMAIIGLLGIIAIARGTANMGIDFSGGTEMQIKFAQAASTQSIRDALAKAGVKEVELQEITGGNQVLVKMHKSTGKSADQVADALKAGIPGNTFSVESSTEIGPSIGEKLKQDTLVAVALSMLGIILYIAWRFDFKFGVGAVVATMHDVLAMIAVFYVMHREVNILFITAVLTIAGYSLTDTVVVFDRIRENMHKSLKDPMITIFNKSINETLSRTIITSVTTFLAAVSLFLFGGEVIHDFAFALVVGVVVATYSSIFVASPIVALWEKHAVETKAEAA, from the coding sequence ATGGAACTGCTCAAGAAGACCAACATAGATTTCATCGGGATGAGGAAGGTCTCCTTCCTCGTCTCCGGCATCATGGCCATCATCGGCCTCCTCGGCATCATCGCCATCGCCCGCGGCACCGCCAACATGGGTATCGACTTCTCCGGCGGCACCGAGATGCAGATCAAGTTCGCGCAGGCGGCCAGCACCCAGTCCATCCGTGACGCGCTCGCCAAGGCAGGCGTGAAGGAAGTGGAACTGCAGGAAATCACCGGCGGCAACCAGGTGCTCGTCAAGATGCACAAGTCCACCGGCAAGTCCGCCGACCAGGTGGCCGACGCGCTCAAGGCCGGCATCCCCGGCAACACCTTCTCCGTGGAAAGCTCCACCGAGATCGGCCCTTCCATCGGCGAGAAGCTGAAGCAGGACACCCTGGTGGCCGTGGCGCTCTCCATGCTGGGGATCATCCTCTACATCGCCTGGCGCTTCGACTTCAAGTTCGGCGTGGGGGCGGTGGTGGCCACCATGCACGACGTGCTCGCCATGATCGCCGTGTTCTACGTGATGCACCGCGAGGTCAACATCCTGTTCATCACCGCGGTCCTCACCATCGCGGGCTACTCGCTCACCGATACCGTCGTCGTCTTCGACCGTATCCGCGAGAATATGCACAAGAGCCTCAAGGACCCGATGATCACCATCTTCAACAAGAGCATCAACGAAACCCTGTCCCGTACCATCATCACCTCGGTAACCACCTTCCTTGCCGCAGTCTCCCTCTTTCTCTTCGGCGGAGAGGTGATCCATGACTTCGCCTTCGCGCTGGTCGTGGGCGTCGTGGTGGCGACCTACTCTTCCATCTTCGTGGCGAGCCCGATCGTGGCACTCTGGGAGAAGCACGCCGTCGAAACCAAGGCCGAAGCCGCCTAA